TCACAAAGGGAAAACCCTCTCCATAATTACCTGAGCATAAAACCTGATTCTGTTCTACATGTAAAATATTAGGGTTTTGTTTGGGGATTttgcggggtggggggtcagGTGGCATTGTCAGCTTTTATTTCAACATTCACCCAGATTCCTTACGTTTCCTGGGTTTCTTGTACAGAATGGCTTCCAACCTTAtcacttgttttatttaattttatttatttgacagagagagagatcacaagtaggcagagaggcaggtagagagaggaggaagcaggctccctgctgagcagagagcccgacttcgggctcgatcccagtacactgggatcctgacctgagctgaaggcagaggctttaacccactgagccacccaggtgccctccttctcacttattttaaataccaatgcattaattaaaaagtagaaataatcatgGGACCCTGTCCTTACTGCCACGCAGCTGTGTGCATTAACACGCTGAAATTCAGTCCTTTCCCTCCGTTTCTCCTTTAGACTACAGTGTGATAGCATAGCGATTTTTGTAAAGCACGTGGGTAGGTATGTTATGTTAAATTCCGGTCAGatacataaacaaaatgttagaaaaaatttGCTGGAGGAAGAGAACTCCTGTCCCTACGCGCACTCAGGTCAGCCAGGTGGCGAAATAAGTGAAGCGCTGCCGCCACCTGGTGGCTGAAATAGAAATGGCAGGTAGACCCCTGAGGAAGGAGCTCTTCCTGCCCAGAAAGAAAATCTCTCTTCCTTGCCCAGGAGCCCTGCCAACCCACCCCAGACACAGCCTCCACTGCCACCTCCCTGGAGTCCTTAGACCTCAGTGCTTGATGCTTCTTTGGGGGCATCAGGGTTCCAGGAAAGACCTCTTGCTGAGAGGTGGAAGCCCTGAGTACTGGGCCGCCATCTGCGACTAATTctctctgtgaccctgggcaagggcactaccctctctgggccttgatgTGTAGTGGGAAGGGTGGATTTTGATGCCACTACAGGCCTGCCACACTTGATCCTCTCAGCCTCTCAAATTCCCTTGCAACTTGTCTTCTGTGCCTCCTGCCTACAGAGTGACCTCGGGGGTGGGCCGGGGAGGGCAGGACTGTCCTTGAAGGCACAGGGATGGGCTGGCCTTCTAAGCTGAAGGCCAATCCCATGTTCTTGTTAGTTTGCCAAGGGCTATCGATCCGGGTACCCATGCCAACTGCCTCTCCTGAAGGGCAAGTCCAGAATAGAACTCTGCCACTTAGTGACCCCCAGACTAATCTCTGGCTTCCAAGGGCTCAGGACtctctgaaggcagacactggcTTCCTCCCTCGGACCAAGCTTCCCAGAGAACTGGGGCTGGCTTTCTCCCTCAGAATGGGGATTCCTGAGGGTGGGAACAgtttctcctctccccttcccacctccagaCTGGAGCTTTCTGACACGGGCTATATAGACCCCTTGACAGAGGGCTTCCCAAAAACAGGCCTATTTTGTTCCACCGAAGACCCCAGCACAGCAAGGCAGGTCCCAAAGGCAGCTTGGCCCCCGGGGCTCATACCTGACCCCCCAACCCCAGATACCTGCCCACTCAGCGGGAGAAGGCAGCAAGGCAGTGAGACTCTGAGACATGTGTAGAATAAATAGAACTTTATTCTTTATCCAGTAGATCTCAGTGGAAAGTCCAACAGTAACAGGTGCACCAGCGGGCTCTGAGGGGATGAGACCCCAACCCCGGGGCAAGGAGGGCAGGGCAGAACCAGCTCCCTCAGCCTGGGGGtgcagggggtgaggggagggaacCCCCTGTAGGCCCGTCCTGCGGGGCAAGGAGGGGGCacggggatggggtggggagcagtgggaggggcaggccagGGAAACGGAGGAACTCAGGCCAAGTGTGTCTGTTGGCCCATCggtccactgtgtgtgtgtgtgtgtgtctgtgtgtttgtgtgtctgggGACCTTGTGGGCAGTGCTGGTGGCTGTGAGGCTGGGGGACAGGGGCAGCTTGAACTCCCTGGCCAGCCCCTTCACAGTGGGGGCTGGAGGGCTTGGATGGTGTTAGCCCCGATGGAGAGGCAGCTCTGCCAAGGCCACAGGACTGAgaaacacacacaagcacacaagtATGTTCTGAgagcccccttcctctgccccctgccctgtcTCTCATGGTGGGCCCCCTCCTTCTGGGGGCGGCCTGAAACTGTCCACGCCCAGTggttaggcagagggagaaggggagggcagACCTCAGAAAGTTAGTACTTCAcagttttaaagagaaaactgaggagaaaaaggctggggaggagggccaggggGTGCAGGGACgtggagagagagtgggagcccCTTCTGagccgctcccctcccccaagaccCACCCACCTCCAGCTCTGGATCCAGCTCCCCCCAATACACAGCACAGATTCCTTCAGTATAAATGtgcttaaaatgaaaattcttattaaaaaaatcaaaacaaaaaaaaaaaattaaaataaaaacaaaaccagcgaGAATTAATACCTGGGGGTTGGTATGGCAGGGTATGTACAGGGgaaaccccccacccctggcccgcCCCCTCTGTCACCAACCGAGGCAGGGGGGGCTTCCCGACCGGGGGGGCAATGGCTTGCGGGTTCTGAGTATGGGGAAGCCAGGTCCTGGCATTTGCTGGTGATGAAGATGTGGCGAGGGGGGCAGAGGGCTGTCTTGATGAACACGAGGCCCCCAGGCTCCATCCTGAGGCCCAGGACCAGGGGTCCTCACTCAGTTCACGACCTTGCCCCTGACGTCagcccaggaggcaggagcaggcagTCCAATGCCCGGGCCTCCCTCTGAAGAGTcaccgcctcctccctcctgtccccgAGGAAAGAGAGGAcaggtgggggggcagggctggTGGGGGTCGCATGGTTGgtagaaaggcaaagaaaagccAGGGCGCGGGGTGAGGGCTGTGTCCACGGGGCACGGGCAGTCACGGGGAGTGGGTGGCCGGGCTGCTTCTGTTCGAGCTGGGACTGAGGCTGGGGCTACAGCTGCCGGGTGGGGGGGCCAGGCCACCCCcatcccgccccccaccccctggctgtCCGCTCAGAGTGTCCAGGCCCTCCGAGTTCTCCAGCATTTCCTGGATGAGAGGTGGCATGGAGCCCGGGATCTCCATCTTCAGGGTGATCACCCGCTCAGCCCCTggcaggaaggaggagcagaggtcaGCCCGTGGGCCCCCAGCCTCACGAAGCTCCAGGAAGGAGGGTGTGGGGCTGGAAAGGCTGGTCCGACTCCTATCAGCATCCGCTATGGACTGAACTCAGGGCTCGGTTCTCCGACATAAGCCGGCTCTCTCGGGTCCCTGGGTCTAGGGGGCAGCCGTGGTTCCAAATCCAGGCTCTGGGGTCAGACTGCCAAGGGTTAACCCAGGGCCCTTCCTGCATACTCTGTGTTATGGGTTCTCCTACTGACACCTCCAACACAACTGTGTAAACACCATCACGATCCCCATCCCTCAGGTGGGAAACTGACGCTGAGTTGTGAAGGGACCTGCTCAACACATGCTGCAGAGCCAAGCCCTCAACTACCAGGCAAAGGTGACAGTGCCCCCCTCAGAGCTCCCAGGCAGGAGGAGGTCACCGGGCCCCGGGGAAGGGGCATCACCTTGGGCACAAAGACATGGGCTGTTGGCTCCCACATGGGTGGCCTGACTCTGGGCACGGGCAGGGGGTCCGGGGCCAGGTGTTCGGTCCGGCTCTGGCATACACAAAGGGCACAAGCCTCACCCTTAGCACTGATGCTTCGCAGGTCTGTGATCTTCATCAGCATCTTGGGGAACATGTGGGGGCGGCTGGGCCTCCGTTTCCGCACATAGACCTTCAGCGCCTCCAGCAGCGGCTCCTGAAGCATGTCCACCCTGTCTGGCTGCTCCAGGTCCTGCCGGTctgaggaagcaggaagcaggtgcCCCTTGAGCAGCAGCCCCGGCAAGCAAGGCACACGGCTGCACTCCCAGCCTAGGCCACTAGGGTGCGCGCTGGGCCCGGCCAAGGGCTGAGGATCTCTGAGGCTGGGACCTCCCCCCATCCAGTGCAGTGGTTGGGGTCTGTGTGCTGTGAGAAAGGCCCTAAGAGGCCCTTAAATGGGAGCAGAGAGGAACTGGGGTAAGGGTCATCCGCAGTCCTCTCTGGCAGCCCAATTCATAGGGGCGAGACCTCTGAACACAGGCGGTGCTGTCCTCAGGCAAACGGAGGATGCCCAGGGAGGTCTCACTCCCGTTAAGGATACCAGCTCAGTATATCAAAGCTCTTAACAATCAAATAATCAGAGCAGCCAACAATGACCGGGCCTTGCTATAGGCAAACTGTGCCTCACTTATTGCCCTCTTGGTCCCCCCATCAACTTTATGAGGTGGAGACCCTTACTGccccattttaaagaaatagggACTCCGTGAAGTTCGGCAACCTGCTCGAGGTCACAAGCtggccaggatttgaacctgggtgGCCTGACCCTCAAGCCCGCACTCTTAAGCCCCCCAGAAGGGGCACAGCCCACCAACAGGGAAGCAGACATCAGGCGTCTGCCTCTACTCCCTTGCTGTGTGGCAGCCGACCAGGCCCTGCCCCCCTCTGCATTCTCTGTTCATCCCTTTGAGAGGGGCCTGATCGAGGCCAAGGTCCCCTTCTGATCTGACCCTGGGCTTCTCCCTGGCAGAGACTTCGGGGGCCACCCCAACCCCCGGGCCtagccccccagccccaccccccctgcccacctccacaGATGAGACAGATGGCACTGAGAAGCCCAGTCTCAGCATCATCCATCTCCAGGGGCAGCAGCTGGTTGGCGAAGGCGAAGACCAGGTCCGTGAGGGGGCCGAAGCCGGCATTGTGCATCTGGGTCCGGTTCAAGGTCAGCCCATCGGAAAAGGTCATGGTGTCCTGCTCGGGCGTGTACCGCGTGCAGATCCGCAGGATCTGGGTGCAGAGGGTGCACGGGTTCAGGGACTCGCCCCACCTCCCCAGCACTTCCAGTACCAGCGGCCCCATGGGATCACCAGGCAGGCGGCCAGACCAGTGCTGTCCCATAGAACCTTCTGCAATAATGGAAACAGTCTATGTCTACACAGCACTCAAACAGCAGCCATCGGCCAGCAGAGCCATTGGGCCCTGGAAATGTGGTTAGTGCAGCTGAGGAACTGAACTAAATTTACTCTTAAGTTAAACTCAAAGAGCCACACACAGCAAGCAGCTACTGTCCCATGCACACAGATCTAGATCACCTAGAGGGAAACTAGAATTTTCAGAAGGCAAGGACCATAGCAGATTTGGGTCTCCAGTCCAGGCCTGGGTACACAGCAGAACTCCATGAAATGTGTACCAGCTTCAACCATTTCAAACCCTGATTCAGGTCTGAAACTCCTGCATCTAGAACATGGGAATAGCGGGTTCCCCAGAAATGCCACACCCTGCTCCTCCCGTCCCACCCCTACCAGGAAGCTGCAGCCTTGTCACCTTGCAGGTTCCCTGCCCTGGAAGTGGCCAAGAGGGGACAGGTGGGCTGAGCCCACCAGGGAAGTCAAGGAACGTCCTTCCAGCCTTGATTTTGGCAGTTCCCACCAAGCACACCCAGCCTTTGGCCTGGTCACCCTCGGCCCCACCAAATGCCCTGCAGTCCCCGGAATCCAGCTGCTCTCACGCCCTCCGGCCTGTCATACCCTGTTCCTGTTAGGGCCGTCTCACATCCCCCTTCTATACAACCCAGGGTGCCCCCTcctctgggatgcctggctggggCCCCGCAGCTGTGGCTCTCTCTCACACAAGGAAGGGACAGCCCGCCCCCATCTCCGGCCAGCACTCAGCACGGTTTGGTAACCTCTGTTTACGTATTTGCTGCCTCCACCCACAGAAGCTTCTCGAGAGAGGGGCCGGCGCTGTGTTCACCTCCGTTTCCTGACACTTAGCTCAAGGCCCGGCCACACAGGGTCCTAGGTGAATCTTTATTAGACGGAAGAGGCGGGCAGATGGGCAGCAGGGCAAAAGGCTGAATGGAAGGATGGGGTGAGCGTGGATGGATGTGTGTGGGGGTGAACGGGTGAAGCAGTGTACATCCAGATGCGGAGGGGCTGAGGGAATAGGCGGTCACGTGGGGGAAAGGAAGGGTGGACATTGGGGTGGTGGGCACTCGGACAGATGGATTCCAGATGTGTGTTTGGGGAGGGAGGCTATCTGAATGCCAGGAACTCCTCCAAGGACTCGGGGGCAGTGGCCGGGGGGGCGGGGTGCAGACCCTCACCAGGATGTCCAGGCAGGCAGCCTTGAGGAGGGTGATCTGGTCAGCAATGGTGAGGGTGGTGAAGCCGGGCAGTTGCTTGGCGAACTCCACAGTCTTAATGATGCACTTGGTGGAGAGTTCACTGAACTTGTCC
This region of Mustela lutreola isolate mMusLut2 chromosome 15, mMusLut2.pri, whole genome shotgun sequence genomic DNA includes:
- the RARA gene encoding retinoic acid receptor alpha isoform X5; its protein translation is MVYTCHRDKNCIINKVTRNRCQYCRLQKCFEVGMSKESVRNDRNKKKKEAPKPECSESYTLTPEVGELIEKVRKAHQETFPALCQLGKYTTNNSSEQRVSLDIDLWDKFSELSTKCIIKTVEFAKQLPGFTTLTIADQITLLKAACLDILILRICTRYTPEQDTMTFSDGLTLNRTQMHNAGFGPLTDLVFAFANQLLPLEMDDAETGLLSAICLICGDRQDLEQPDRVDMLQEPLLEALKVYVRKRRPSRPHMFPKMLMKITDLRSISAKGAERVITLKMEIPGSMPPLIQEMLENSEGLDTLSGQPGGGGRDGGGLAPPPGSCSPSLSPSSNRSSPATHSP
- the RARA gene encoding retinoic acid receptor alpha isoform X1 — encoded protein: MTSPPGPLVFAGKMYESVEVGGLTPTPNPFLVVDFYNQNRACLLPEKGLPAPGPYSTPLRTPLWNGSNHSIETQSSSSEEIVPSPPSPPPLPRIYKPCFVCQDKSSGYHYGVSACEGCKGFFRRSIQKNMVYTCHRDKNCIINKVTRNRCQYCRLQKCFEVGMSKESVRNDRNKKKKEAPKPECSESYTLTPEVGELIEKVRKAHQETFPALCQLGKYTTNNSSEQRVSLDIDLWDKFSELSTKCIIKTVEFAKQLPGFTTLTIADQITLLKAACLDILILRICTRYTPEQDTMTFSDGLTLNRTQMHNAGFGPLTDLVFAFANQLLPLEMDDAETGLLSAICLICGDRQDLEQPDRVDMLQEPLLEALKVYVRKRRPSRPHMFPKMLMKITDLRSISAKGAERVITLKMEIPGSMPPLIQEMLENSEGLDTLSGQPGGGGRDGGGLAPPPGSCSPSLSPSSNRSSPATHSP
- the RARA gene encoding retinoic acid receptor alpha isoform X4 — encoded protein: MAQTTVAIETQSSSSEEIVPSPPSPPPLPRIYKPCFVCQDKSSGYHYGVSACEGCKGFFRRSIQKNMVYTCHRDKNCIINKVTRNRCQYCRLQKCFEVGMSKESVRNDRNKKKKEAPKPECSESYTLTPEVGELIEKVRKAHQETFPALCQLGKYTTNNSSEQRVSLDIDLWDKFSELSTKCIIKTVEFAKQLPGFTTLTIADQITLLKAACLDILILRICTRYTPEQDTMTFSDGLTLNRTQMHNAGFGPLTDLVFAFANQLLPLEMDDAETGLLSAICLICGDRQDLEQPDRVDMLQEPLLEALKVYVRKRRPSRPHMFPKMLMKITDLRSISAKGAERVITLKMEIPGSMPPLIQEMLENSEGLDTLSGQPGGGGRDGGGLAPPPGSCSPSLSPSSNRSSPATHSP
- the RARA gene encoding retinoic acid receptor alpha isoform X2; translation: MASNSSSCPTPGGGHLNGYPVPPYAFFFPPMLGGLSPPGALTTLQHQLPVSGYSTPSPATIETQSSSSEEIVPSPPSPPPLPRIYKPCFVCQDKSSGYHYGVSACEGCKGFFRRSIQKNMVYTCHRDKNCIINKVTRNRCQYCRLQKCFEVGMSKESVRNDRNKKKKEAPKPECSESYTLTPEVGELIEKVRKAHQETFPALCQLGKYTTNNSSEQRVSLDIDLWDKFSELSTKCIIKTVEFAKQLPGFTTLTIADQITLLKAACLDILILRICTRYTPEQDTMTFSDGLTLNRTQMHNAGFGPLTDLVFAFANQLLPLEMDDAETGLLSAICLICGDRQDLEQPDRVDMLQEPLLEALKVYVRKRRPSRPHMFPKMLMKITDLRSISAKGAERVITLKMEIPGSMPPLIQEMLENSEGLDTLSGQPGGGGRDGGGLAPPPGSCSPSLSPSSNRSSPATHSP
- the RARA gene encoding retinoic acid receptor alpha isoform X3, coding for MGETPAPLPSLPLRAAPTSPRTLPPSVLCVLLWSIFPSIETQSSSSEEIVPSPPSPPPLPRIYKPCFVCQDKSSGYHYGVSACEGCKGFFRRSIQKNMVYTCHRDKNCIINKVTRNRCQYCRLQKCFEVGMSKESVRNDRNKKKKEAPKPECSESYTLTPEVGELIEKVRKAHQETFPALCQLGKYTTNNSSEQRVSLDIDLWDKFSELSTKCIIKTVEFAKQLPGFTTLTIADQITLLKAACLDILILRICTRYTPEQDTMTFSDGLTLNRTQMHNAGFGPLTDLVFAFANQLLPLEMDDAETGLLSAICLICGDRQDLEQPDRVDMLQEPLLEALKVYVRKRRPSRPHMFPKMLMKITDLRSISAKGAERVITLKMEIPGSMPPLIQEMLENSEGLDTLSGQPGGGGRDGGGLAPPPGSCSPSLSPSSNRSSPATHSP